The nucleotide sequence AGTGAGCTAAAATGATTCACCATTATGTGTGATCTGGAAAGTCTTTCAGTCCTAAAAATGCACCAAGGAAAACTGCTTATTCTTGTATGTTGTTTGACTTGTTATCAATGAAAAGGTTTCTTTGAACGTAATCCTCGCTTCTGCTGCCATTTCCCTATCTGAAGCTTTTATGTTCTGCTTGAGACACAAACCCTTAAATAAGGGACTGTGATTCCAGGTGGGAAAACAGCAGCTGTGGGTGAtctgccagcaggcaggtgttGCGGGCAGTGGAACCAGGTTAACTCTGTTAGGAGACAAAAACTGTTGTGGGTGAAGCGTGGTCTGCGGGCTGGGCATTTATTGCTTCCAGTCCAGCCTCTGTTTTGGGCTTGCCATGTGGCCCTGGCAAATCACTCGGCCTCTCTGTGTCAGCTTCCTTTCCTGTGGAAGGCAGCATTGATGCAATTTAGCTGTCATGCTGATGAGTTAACGGCTCAAACAAATCTTGGCGTAATAGACTGTAGGCTGAAGGAGCTTGTTACCAATATCAACTGGCTGATACAACAGTTTAGAAGCTAAGCAGTATTATCCATACTTTACAGGTGTGGAATATTGAAGCAAGGAAAAGTTATGACTTATCCGTGGCTTATAATCATGTCTTCTGCCTCCTGGTCCTGTGCCAGCACACTGGAGTACTGGCACTGGTACTGTGCAGGTAGCAAATGTCATATAAGGCTGTCAAGGCTAAATAACATATTTGCCTGGCTCCTTATAAACATCAAATATGCTTGAAATATTAACGGCCTGAGCCTTCTCTGTGCCTTTGGGCTAAGGCTGCAGTGGTCACCTCTTCCAGGTGAGGATTGGGACTGTTTCACGGAGTTTCCTCTGTCCTACAGCCCTCCCCTAAAATGGCCAGCAGATGTGTAGTGACAGTCGGTGCAAATGGGATTACTTTTGTTATTAGTTTGCcactttttcttcccatttgctCCTGTGGACTTCAGTGGCAAAGCCTTTAATGAGAAATAATTGCTAGTACTGAGATTTAATACTATGGAAAAGTACGTGACGTGAGGAAGAAACaaacttcctctgcagtagAGAGAAAAGAGTGTCCATCTTTGGAGACAAAAGCTGGTTTGTCTGTTAATCTGCTCTCATCTAGCTCCTGGCACAGAGGACGGTGATGTGTGAATGGGCACTCCTCTGGTTACAGATTTATTGTACAACCGTAATGCACTATCATGTTCTTGTGATATAAACTCTGTTTATgtttaatatttctaaaaattaaacTCGACCTTTTGCCCTTATTCTGCTCTTGGGGTTCTTAGAACAGATAGGCTTTGACTGTTGCTTGTGTGAGTTGGGCCCAGTACTGACAGCCTGCTTAAAGTTTCACCCCCAGAGGACGAAGAGACAAAGAACTGTGCTGAGAAACTGGCCAGGTTCATAGCGGACGGGGGTCCCGAGGTGGAAGCTATTGCCTTGCAGAACAACCGCGAGAACCATGCTTTCAGGTAAAGGAAGAAGCTTGCTGCTGAGTGTGGTGTGTAGGCTTGGATGTtggttttttattgttttccaaaGGGGAAATGATAGACAAGCTTGGAAGTCTGAAGTTACAAGGACAACGCAGTTTGATACTTTTGCAGTCTGAAGTTTCACAATTTAAAGCAAggcacagagagagaggaatcAGTTTGTTTTCTCCACAGTTAATTTACGGCTTGCTCCCCTCCCAGTCTGCTTGCTGTTGCAACGTACTGGTATAATTCTAACCTTTAAACCGTTCCCTAGAAGTGGGTTCTGTTGTGTTCCCCCATCCACCACTCCTACTGCTGTTGCCCAATTAATCTCCTGGGTTGCTCTTTACGCAGCATCCTCACCAACGCGCAGGTAGTAGTCCTTCACCATTAGGTCCCCCTTCGGAATATCGTTTTTACCACATCAGATGTGAATCGCTCCCTTCAGCGCTTACTGGCAGCTGTTTAATGGCTCCCTTTGGTGTCatccttgtttcatttttctgctcttacAAACAATTTGGTGTGTTCTCTGGGAGGGAAGTGGGGCTCAGGAAGCCTTATTTTGTTGCTGATATTTTGGCATTTTATTGGCTGCCTTCTGGCCCCCTTGGGTAGTCCCCTTGTGTTGTGAATTACCTCCGACAGATGTGCTAATATTTGAGCTGCAtcattatttactttaaaacacCACCACGATCCCACCTGAGCACGGTCAAGTTAAACACTACCTCCTCTGCTAAGGTCTCATCAGATTTGCCATGCAGAGCGCCCTGTCTTGCCCTCTGCTTGGTCCTGAATCAGTCCCTAATGCTGTTATTCAAATGGAGGGATGCAAGATCAAAttcagtgcattttaaaatgtcagagtTCTGCTTGTGTTTGCCTGTAGCTGTTGTGCAGCGATAAATGGAGAGACCTGTTGTCTCCTACGTCTTCTTGTAGGAGCAGGCACTGTCCTGAGGAGAGGATGTATCAAGTATTAAACTGGTCCTCTCCAAAAAGAAGATTGCAGAGGTGTTAGGAATAGACAAAGTTTCCGCGTGAAGTGTTTGAAGGGAgcccaaaaatatatatttgtaataaaCATGAGTGTattgaattttttatttattttttttttacattgctgCTAGACTGAAGATTGTTCATGTTCTTCCCACAGAGACTAAGGAGCTTTATTTTACCCAAAAGGTCAGAGATGCCTATTTCTGGAAGGGGTAGCAActaaagcagtgttttttttttttctgggtatgAGGGAACAGAAGGAGCAGTCATGGTATAATTAAGCAGGCTGTTAATGTCTACACCTCTAGCCTGAATAGAGGGCTGGGAGCAGTTTCTTCAGGCAGTGGTTTGGCATTCTTCTTGGCAAGACatgaatgtttgttttcttctgtgaactGAAATCCAACATGTTGTGGTGCCCTTGCAGTTTTTCCAGACGTGTATTGGAAGGCCAGTGTGTTCTGGGGGAGGACCTCGCATTTCCACAAGCATACCGAGATCCTTTTCAGTACCATGTGTTTATTTGGCACCATAAATAGCTGTGGTTTGCTCACGAATGGGAAGTACGCTTCTGGATCCCAAAGGCTTGCAGTCTACCTTGTAAAGCACGTGGGACCCTGCAGTACGTGCACGCACACACAGGATGGTGCTGGAGAGCAAGGAAGGGTGCGGGAGGGCTAGCTGTGCAAGAACATTGCAGGAAAGAGAAGCCCTGACCTAACTGTGCCACATCCAACCCCTGGATATGACCGTTACATccaaatgtcctttttttttcttccccccgtAGGTTTTTATATGAGCCAAACAGCAAAGGCTACAAGTATTACCGTCAGAAACTGGAGGAGTTCCGTAAGGCCAAAACCAGCACTGCGAGTGCCCCCGTGCCTGCAGAGTCCAGCCTGAAAAGGAAGAGCAGTCCTGAGGCATCGCCGTCACCCCTCTCTTTATCATCCTTGCCTTTGCCTGTGCCCTCCCCTTTGCCTTTACCTCTGCCCTTACCCTTGCCCGtgccctcccctctgcccctgccagTGCCCTTGCCGGTGCCGTCCCCGTTGCCCTTGCCAGTGCCCCCACCGCTGCCCGTGCCCTTGCCCATGCCTTCGCCGTTGCCCTCACCTTCACCATCCTCCTCCTCAACTCTGCCTAACGAGACGGCTACAACCACTGCTGCACCGACAGCTACGGCCGCCGCTACGGGCACCACGAAAAAGAAGCGGAAGAGCAGGTGGGGGCCGGAGGAGGACAAGGTTGAGTTGCCCCTCCCGCAGCTGATCCAGCAGCTGGAttctccctcccctctttcAGGTTAGTGGCTCTGTATCTTGGGTTAATTAACTGTTTTTCCTGGGGGGTGCGTTCTGCCTTAGCCCAGCTGGCTTTGTAAACAGAAAATCCAGCGAGTCTATCTCTTGTTGTAATCTCCTTGGTCGCCAGCCCCCTATCTTTCAGCTGGGTCCAGCAGCTAACTCTCCCTGCGTGGAAACCCAGATAAACCACTTTATCTCTCTGACACCAGGGATTGGATCTTATCGTTCTTCAGCTATCTGTAAAACCCTGCTGTGCTATAGCTCATTAGAGCCTCAGCCTCTACACTATTTAGGGCTATTTCACTTCAGGAAGAGTGTctgtcagaaaacaaatatcaaAGCTGAACTGTGCTTATTCCCCATGGTAGGATAAAACCCCTGGGCAGCACTTCCATCTCGCTCTAACTGATCAGAAGGCTAAATGGGAATAGCTGCTCCCTGAGTGCTGGCAGACACGAGTCTTACTCCCCGTTCCAATTTATACCCATTTCAGTTCATTTGATTACAGGCAGGGTTCACAGTCCTCTTCCAGTGGTGAGGCTGATGCCCCTGTTGCTTCACCTGCCAAGTGCACCCAGGGGGTGCAGCCCTGTTCAAGTGCTGGAAGATAATTCTTCCAGTCTAGGCACTTGCAGCGAGCTCTCAGAGGTTGAACTCTTGTGGCCCATCTGTGCATGTGCGGGTAGGTAATTAGGCAGACAGAGATGCATACAAAACTTGAGTCATCCAAGGACAACAGGTGAGTGCAGACATTTAAGACGGTGCCTTTGAATCCTTTGCCCAATTAGCGTGGTATGGGGAAAGGAtgtgagaaggagaaagaaaagatgcgAGATAAGGCAGTCGGTGTTGGCAAACTGAGTGAATTAATAGCGCAGCATTAGAGTCGCAGGAGAAATAATAAGTACCTGTCTAAATAAGGACCTTTTTCAAAGAGCAATCACAGAACGGATGAAGTGGGGCAAGTAATAGAAAACAAGGTATAATTTCCAGAGCTGCAGGGTGAGACCACACGCAGTTTTCAACACGTGGCCAGTCTGTAGAATTCACTGCTCCAGCAAGTCAGTGGGTCTTCTGCTTTGGCTGGGTTATAGGGGGCATAGTCTCTCAACCTTTTAATAGCTTTGATTATTAGGCTTGGATAAGGTGTAGGGTTGGCTGTATATGCCACGGAGTCTGTAGGCTCTGCAGAGAGGTCAGGAAGGAAGCGCTCAATCTCCTCATCCAGCACTTCAAATGTAGATGAAGAGAAGTTCCTACATCATTTGGCTTTCTGATCATAGCCCTATGCAGAATTCTTACCTATACGTCTTGTATGTACAGGACAAGATACTGACCTGGATAGCTCGTTCATTTGACCTTGAATTGCTGCTTGTAGTAATCCAGAAATCAGATATGAAAGTCTTATTTCGTACCTCtagagtaatttcttttttcttgcagacAGTAATGAAGCTTAGATGATGAAGCTGGGCAGGCGCTATCAAAACAAGCATCAGATTCCATCTTAatgcctcctgctgcagtgaGGGCCTGCAAGAGTATCCGTGTGCTCGTTCCAGCATGCTTCCTGCTGAAATCTCCCCTGGCTCTTTTAGTCTTCTCTTAATTAGACAGGGACATGCTAGCTGTGCTCGTGCTCACTTTCTACAGGGCTCTGTGTCAAGTAGGAGAAAAGGACGGCAAACAATTTGCCAGGCATAACAAATCAACCATTAATGCACTGTTAATGCTCTGTAGGgggaaggatttttctttattggtTCAGATGGGCTAATCCCTTTCTAGAATTAACATCTTCAACCTGAGAGGTGAAGAGAATTCCAAATTGCACCCCTAGTCCTCTGGAAGGTTAGTTGCACAATACGTTTTGGTACCTAAATATCTACATCTTAGTCCTTTATCCTTAGCAATTGTTCTGGATTTAGTGGAGGGCTGTTCTGATTCCTCTCGTATCCTCTTAGTAATAGATCAGTATCgtggagaggagaaaatgtAGTCCTTTTGGACAGAAACAAGGCTCTTCTTTTATTGATATCAAAACGCTTAACTGCATATATGCTGCAGGGGCTATAATGTCTAAAAAGCTGAACAGAGCACAGATATTGTGATTAGTGGATTCTGTGGACTAATGGGATACTATAGGCTGTCATTAGAATATTCTGAAACTTAATATTGGACTGATTTgcatctgattatttttaattaagatcTTTAAGCTGTAGGACAACAACTCAGGCACTTTTTTATTggaatttcttctgctgttcttaAAGGACATTTGCTTCAGTTGTAACAGGCTCCTCTTTGGGCATGTGGGAAAGGGATAAACCTTCAGGTAGTCTTCTGCCAATGCTGCAGATAGACTGCACCATTAACCCTGTAGGCAAAGCTGATGTCattcaagggaaaaatatactttttccaAACCTGCTGAACAGGAGGCTGAGAAGCAGCTTCGTATCTTCTGCGTATTGTTGCCTGGTGTAAGGAACTTATAAATCTCATTATCTATTTTTATGCAAATACATTGACATCTTATttataaacagtttttcttcttttatcttcAAATGTAGACTCAAGGCAGAGCCTTGCTTTTTCCGTCAACTCTTCCTGTATTGTGATGCTCTGGGCCAAGACTACAAAAATATCCCCCAGAGCTAAATTTCTGCAGTGACTCTTTCAGCATCATCTCAGCACAAAGTCTGCAAGGTACCAGAGCAGTCAGACGAACCAGATGTAGTTTTAGCACAGGAAGCAGCAGTGGCATATGCTTTCTGGGGTGTAAAAGAAGATGCTACAGTCTCACCTCTCTCCTTTAAGGTGGTTATATATGCTGGCGAGCTACCAGCTTGTAGGGCCTCTAGAGCCATGCCTGGCTCTTAGCCTGAGTGTTTATGCAATTCAGAATGAAGCCAAAGAGCTGGTGACCTCTGTGAAGGGCAGAGTCTTCCTCGGTGCATTCAGAGAAAGCTTTCCCATGCCCTGAGACAGGAGGTGAATCTCTGACTAGGGCTGATGCTGAAGTGCCCCAGTCTCACATAACGTTTGGGGATGGATTCTTCTTTGTAGTGGGTTTTACATGGAATAGCGTAGTGTGTTCATCAAAACTGTCTCTAAATGTCGCTGCTCTCTGAGACCGAAATCAGGCTCTTTTTCAGTAGTAGATAGgtctatttttctatttgctcTTATTTCCTGGGAGCTGAAAGTGCTTATCCTAGCACCAAACCTGGTGCAACACCACTTATTGCTTCCTTGCTCTCAGAAAACCTCTTGCAGTGTTTTACATAACTCTTCCTGCAGAGTTGACTGCCGGTGCTGGTGCGAATGTGCAGAGGCTCTGGCTGTGCGAGGGAGGCTGGATGTGCTGTTTCATGTTCTCCTTGGGAGGCTGGAGTTAAGGAAGCCACTTCCCAATTGTGGCACGCTCGGCCAAAAGCATGCAGGAAAGGAGGGGGACGAGAGTGCTCAGATCAATTGCCCTGGGTGAGAAtaagaggaagggagaagacGACCCCTGGGGCCTAATTAGCATGCTGTGTAGACATTTGGTGTCATGAACAATGATCCTATTATTATTGGGCTTCATAATTAATAGATAATGAATAATTAATGAAGCATCATTTAACTGTAGTCTGGACTTACATTCAAATTGAGGTTTTTGCAgtcattaggaggaaattcttttcCTGGTGTTGAAAAATGCAACGTGCTTTCAAGTGTGGTTGTGTCTCTTCTTTTAATCCCTTAAATATTTAACCGTTGGAATCTTAATTCTGAGGTGCGTTAGAggggagctgccagctctgctagATATATATGAACCACAATTGCAAGGCAATCTCCATTGTAAATCTCTTTTTTGCAGCCCCAGCAATGTTTATATTACTCTTTTTCATGGTGCAGCAATTACAGATAGGCTTCCTTTCTGTTCCCTcccctctctttcctttagCTTGTGCTTTGAACTTGGTGTCGTGTGGTCATTTTAAATCAGCGGGTTTCCTGCCCAGATAATCATAATATCTTATTTCAGGGTTTACCTGATACAGCAGCAAAAGTCACTCCGAAGGAGGAGCTTCCAAATGGGATGCTGCAGGAAAAGGAGGATACATCAGTGGGATTGTCGAGCAGAGACTTAAAATGTCCCCTCTTTGAAACCAGTGGCGACATCCCTAGCAATACTCTTCTTGAGCCTGTAGATTAGAAACTAAAATCTCCTTGGGGAATGGTAACTTCCAAAGCAGCATAATGCTCATGTCTTTATTCTAATGTggtcattttgcttttcattttgaatgaagTTGCTGTTTACATAGTAATCAGCAGACACTTACGTGCGCAGATTGAACAATATGGTGACAGGCTCAGATCTCCTCGTGCCTCAATTCTGAATAATTAAGTATCGCTCTTTGCCGTGGCTTGGGTTCATGAGGAAGCCTTAGGAGGAGAATTAAGATGAAAGGAGCAATAATTTTTAAAGCGTGTCATAGCAGATTGCCATGCAGCGTGACCTCTGGGGATGTGAGACGTGGGTTGCCAGCCTGCTGGTGTGAGCCCTGGGCTGTGGTAAGGGATTGCTCCGAGCTGGCTGGCGAGGGCAGTGCGAGCCAGGGGCTTTCCTACCTCTTTTAAGTCCCTCCAGGTGGTTGTTCTACAGCGAAGTGTCTGAATGCAGGAACCATGAAATGGGTCTGGAACTTCACGAGGGGGTCTCGAGGAATGGTTTCACTGGCCTCAGCGGCTGTCTCAGATCTTTGAAAGTCTTTTTTACGTGTGCTTATTTCAGTTCAGGACCTCAAGGGTCTTGGTTATGAAAAAGGGAAACCGGTTGGCTTGGTGGGTGTGACAGAGCTCTCCGAGGCCCAGAAGAAAcagctgaaggagcagcaggaggtaATGCCCTGAAGATACTTCCAAAATCGTTCGTGTACCTGCATATTGTGCTGCAGCGTGGCAGAGTTAGATGGGAAGATGGAGGTGGAGATAGCAAGGAAAGTTTTCCAGTGGCCCACAAATAAATCTCTAGGATTTGTGCTGAACGTCTAAGAGTCATGTGATGCTGCAGTCAGCAGAAATATCTTAGAGGACTTTGGGGAATACGAATTAAGCCAGCCAATTGCTGTGCTACCAAACTAAAACCCAAAATCTATAAGGTCTGGTGTGTCACGTCTGCAGCTGGTTATGTATTGCTTTAGCACTGGGGAGAAGGTGAGGGGATATGTGCAGGCTGGGGCAGAGTGGGAGCAGAATTGGCTTTTGCTGGAACATGAGGGGGGTGTTCAAACTGGGGGGGTGATACGATGGCAGCTTTAATATCCAGGTGCCTCTCGGAGGACCCAGCACGTAGTGCTCCTGTTTGATCTGAGAAGCGAGCGGATCAGATCAAGCAGCAGCGCTGCCCGTTGGGACCTGTAGTTGTCATAACCTGTGTTCTGAATGGCAGCTGAGGCAGGCATGGGCTCTACCCCCGAATTGTGTGCCTCTGTGGCAGGCTTTGCTGCCTATAAACCGGTttgtctctgtttctcttccccTAGATGCAGCAGATGTACGACATGATCATGAAGCACAAGCAAGCCATGCAGGAAATGCAGATGATGTGGGAGAAGGCGattcagcagcaccagcatgGCTACGACAGCGACGAAGAGGTAGACAGCGAGCTGGGAACGTGGGAGCATCAGCTTCGACGCATGGAGATGGACAAGACGCGAGGTGTGTGGGGAGCTGCCAGGCAAACACCTTGCTTGCTCTGCAGTTGTACAGAGGCCTCCAGGGGGAGATGTCTGAGATCATGTTGTTAGCATGGGAGTTACAGGGGTCACTTTTTCACTGGTCCATGCCGTGGCTTCCCTCCCTGTTGAGTGGAGATAATAACAGTCTGTTCCTGTGAGGCTTTATGCTTCACAAACTCTCTGAAATTTCGAGTCAAAGAACGCCGCGttactgctgttttctctttgtttctcgGGCAGAGTGGGCTGAGCAGCTGACCCAGATGGGCAGAGGGAAGCATTTCATCGGAGACTTTCTTCCACCGGATGAGCTGGAGAAATTCATGGAGACGTTCAAGGCATTGAAGGTGAAATAGCAGAGATTTCACAGGGCAGTGGCAATGCTTCCTATCTGTCCTGCAGCAATAAGAGAGAACTCGAGCATGTTTAGCCCTTTGTCAGAGCAGTTAGCTACCTTGCTGCTTCGAGGTGCTTCACTGGGAGCCCTGTTATTTCTGTAGGAAACAAGGGGTTAGTTGTTTGCTCTTTGCAGAGAAACAGATGTGGTAGAGAACAGACTATTGGGACAGTATTTGGGAGGTAGCCGAAACTAGAGACAAACCTCTGCAACTACCCCCCATTTGTCTGCCGTTCCTGTTTAAGATAAGCTGACACCAAGTGGCTGACACCAAGCAAGGAAAATTTGAGTTTTTATCCGGACAATTGTACTAAAGCAAAAGCATAAAGCACACAAAAAGCTTATGTAAAGTACTTCATACCTGCCAATTCTTCCTAAACAGTAGAACTTCTTGATGCTAGTATCCGTGATACTGTTTTCTTGTAACCGGCATGGGTTCTGACGTTCCCTGGAGATCCTGGTTTTATATAAGAACCGTATCTGAAACTTGATCCAGTGAGCAACTTTAAATTCAAGGAGCTGAATGTGTCTCAGCTTAATCTCACAGTAGCATTCCCTGCTTCTTGCAGATTATGTTGTAGGGCATGCATGGCTGTGCAGTGCTTTATTATTTACCTGTTCTCTGTGGTGGTACAGAAACGGAGTCCCAAGAAATCATGCTAGTTATTAACTGTCAGAACCACCCTAGCATCCAGTAGCAGAAGCTGGTTTCTCCCTCTTTTGACCCACAAAGATAGGCATATACGTGCATATACAAAATAGCCAACTCTGCGTTTTGTCTCTCTGCAGGAAGGACGTGAACCAGATTATTCTGAATACAAAGAGTTCAAACTGACTGTGGAAAACATAGGTTATCAAATGCTAATGAAGATGGGCTGGAAGGAAGGCGAGGGACTTGGCTCAGATGGACAGGGGATTAAAAACCCAGTCAGCAAGTAAGAGTTCTTCTACTATTGATTTAGTCCTTTCCTCTTAGGCTGATAATTGATGCTCCTACCCTAGCCTACTGGAAGCAGCTGCAGTGAATGTGACTGCAATTCATCACTTGAACGGAATATGGAATCCTcacagcaaaggagaaaaatcgTTTCTGATTTATTTGGGGTTCCCTCCCCACAAGGACTGGGTTTGTTACTGTGTCTCAGGCAGGAGGTCTGATCTGAGccagtgttttgtttcaaatctCAATTTGCATAGTGTGTTTTTCTTAGTTGCCTTCTCTTCAGTTTCCCCATCTATAAAATGAAGATAACACCCGTCTGTACCTCACCTCTCAGAGGGCATGTCTTTAAAGtcataaatttaaatattaaagaacaTGCCTTTTGCATCTGAACACTCTTGATGCCTGCTAGCTAGTCCCTGGTGTACTGTGGATGGAAGGCGTTTACCAATATATGCTACTGATAGACCTGCGTTTGAAAAATAGCATAGTCCATAGCAGAGAGCTTTCTGTGTGATCATGCATCTCTCTTGATGTCACTTTTTTGCACAGAAGTTTACTGATTTGatcacattttatatataaaaaaatctttgggaGAGTTCCATCCAAAAATAGGTTAGAACGTCTTTTTAGATGGATCGTCTGTTGGTAGCATGTGCTGAACTTCAAAACCAGTGGCAGGAAAtgctctgaattattttttagcATTAGATCCTTTTATAAATAACAGTTGTTTGTTTACTGCACAACATAAAGTAACTCTACAAAGCGCTTCTGCTCCTCTTTTGCAAGAAGATCTCTCTGGCAGCATGCTTATTTGTTCAGAGAAGACCTGTGATAAAAGATCACTGTGATCAAAACAGCAAGGCTTtaaaacaacagaaggaaggcagCTCCTGACCATGGTTGAACAAGGGTGGTGATTTGCTTGGGCTCTACCATCTCTGATGTTCACAGGACTGACAAGAAGGTTCGAATGGAGATGGAAATGGGCTGTTTCCAATTTTGGACTGTTCTGGAGTGAAGGAATGGGAGGCAGGCACGTTGTTAACAGTTCTGTCTACCTCCAGTCACTGAGGTACAAAACCAGCGCCTTCAGTTGCCGAAGGTTAGCCTGCCAGTCAGGGCATCATTCAGTAGGGAGGCATCCAAAGCACAGACAGTATTTCTGTTCCAGCTCTAAAAGTTTAAGCAAATACATGTTGACACTACTGCTTCCATCTAACAACAGCAAGCATCATTGATCTGGAAGGGCAACGCAGAAACGTGGCAAATACAATAATCTGCTCAGTATTACCTGTCGGTCTCGATGCGGTGCTCTGTGCGATGATGCCCAGTGCTCCCTGACGCTTGTTCTCTGAGCTCCAACAGCAGGAGGCAGACGGTATTTTCGGTGAGTGGGAAGGTGATCACGTTTGATTACCTCGGaagctttcttccctttttccaaaCAGGGGGACTACTGCTGTGGATGGAGCTGGTTTTGGCATCGATCGTCCTGCAGAGCTAACCAAGGAGGATGATGAGTACGAGGCATTCCGTAAACGAATGATGCTTGCCTACCGGTTCCGACCAAATCCACTGGTAAGGTGTCCCAGACAAGCCAAAGTGACAAATCCTTTGAGGAATTGTGCATATCTTATAAGGGTGGGAG is from Anser cygnoides isolate HZ-2024a breed goose chromosome 27, Taihu_goose_T2T_genome, whole genome shotgun sequence and encodes:
- the SUGP1 gene encoding SURP and G-patch domain-containing protein 1: MDNPREAPGKASRWFGVSQSKSAKTTANILQQEELIAQKKREIEARLEQQERQNSLRIRQLPLFGEDDGADNEASVSNKFVNDGSFLQQFLKLQKEKSSAEPPQSSTNNSSNASAPNVGKKPMLFGKRPGQVLSSMLQQAKNYSHSKQTPVVNRLSVFQSPDEDEEEDYEQWLEIKVLPPEDAETRQVVEKLARFVAEGGPELEKVAMEDYKDNPAFSFLHDKNSREFLYYRKKVAEIRKENQSSQASSSQKVSPPEDEETKNCAEKLARFIADGGPEVEAIALQNNRENHAFRFLYEPNSKGYKYYRQKLEEFRKAKTSTASAPVPAESSLKRKSSPEASPSPLSLSSLPLPVPSPLPLPLPLPLPVPSPLPLPVPLPVPSPLPLPVPPPLPVPLPMPSPLPSPSPSSSSTLPNETATTTAAPTATAAATGTTKKKRKSRWGPEEDKVELPLPQLIQQLDSPSPLSVQDLKGLGYEKGKPVGLVGVTELSEAQKKQLKEQQEMQQMYDMIMKHKQAMQEMQMMWEKAIQQHQHGYDSDEEVDSELGTWEHQLRRMEMDKTREWAEQLTQMGRGKHFIGDFLPPDELEKFMETFKALKEGREPDYSEYKEFKLTVENIGYQMLMKMGWKEGEGLGSDGQGIKNPVSKGTTAVDGAGFGIDRPAELTKEDDEYEAFRKRMMLAYRFRPNPLNNPRRPYY